Genomic DNA from Veillonella criceti:
GTTAATGCTTTTGTTGGAACTAAAATAGCGCCTTTAATAATATCCCCAGGGGATACAACAGAAGCATACATATTAGGCAATAACATGTGTTCTGGATTTGGGAAGGAGGCTTTGAAAATCAACTGGCCAGAAGAACTGTCAAGATTTTTAGCCGCTTGTACTAAGGTGCCTGTGTACTGATAAATGGATCCATCAGACAAACGAAGTTGTAATGGTAAGTTATCTAAACTTTGCCCCTGTTTATTTTTCATGAAATCCAAATATTCAGATTCGCTCATAGCAAATTGTACATATACAGGATCTACCGTATTGATGGTAACTAATGTAGTACTACCTGCCGTTACATAAGAGCCTAAATCAATGTCATCCATCTCTAATGTGCCATCAAATGGTGCATAGATTACTGTATCTTGTAAATTATCCTGTGCAATACGTACTGCCGCTTCATTTGCTTCTAAGGCAGCTCGTTGTTGTTCTGCTGTACTTGCTTGTGTATCGAGCGTCTGACGAGCAATCGCATCTTCATTCGCTAATTGTTGGTACCGTTGCAAATCACGTTCAGAATTTAAGTACGATGCATTAGTAGACGCTGCTGTAGCTTGTGCACTAGCTAAATTAGCTTCATACTGACGGGAATCTAAACGGAATAAAGGTTGACCTTTCACAACTTGTTGACCACCTTTGACATATTTTTCAACTACATGTCCCGATACACGAGCATGAATCGCCGTTTTGTTCTGAGCTGTAATTGTCCCATTAAACGATGTTGCAATCTGCGTATCCGTAGCCGTTATCTTATAGGTATTAACAGCCACCTCATTAGGCCGCGCCTCCTCTTTGCCACAACCAGCTACTACTAGCATCATTGCCATAATAGCTACTAGGGCTCCTGAAAAACGAAACTTACTCATTCTTTGCCTCCTCATTTAAAATACCATGCAATATCATATTCATAGCTTCTGATAAAATTGTAATACAATCTTCAGGGTTGCGATGTCCATCATAGAAAACTGTCCGCACTACACCTTTTAACATCAACAACAACACTTCTATATCGCCTTCTTTAATAATACCAATTCGTTGTTGTTCTTTTAAAAAGTTTCCTAATAAGTCCCAGTCACGTTCAAATACACGCAACACATTATCTACTAATGATGGAACTGATGCAAACATTAAACGATAATGATCACCACTAATAGCAGCATACAAATCAGACCGCACAGAAAAATACTTCTTTAACTTAGTTACACAATCCAATGTAGGATCTTCAAGAATTTCTTTATGGAGATTATAAAAATCTTGGCTTTTTTCAAATAAAATCCGCTCTATAATCTCATTTTTAGAATGAAAATTCTCATATAACGTTCGCTTGCTAATATTTAATCGCTTAGCCAAGTCATCCATCCGGAATGACGAGCCGTGCAATTCTATCTCAGCTACAGCTGCTTCAAGAATCCGTTGCTTCATTGTCGCCTCCCTTACGTCACACAAACTAAAAGCACAACAGCCCTAGTCTATATTTTTCAAAACACAATACTTACACATAGACCATACAAAAAATTTATGAAGTTTTTGTACTCAATAAAGTCTCTATCCATAAAAAAAGCTCCCAATCCAATACGTCACTAGCTCACGAAAACCGAATTGAAAACTCTAGTACCATTTCTCAGTTTAACTAAAAGTAAGTCAATTGTCAATATCAAAAATAGCTTACTACTCAATATTTGACAACATTCTCCTCTATAACAATTTTACGCAATTTAATTGACATAAATTTTATTTTCTTGTATACTAAAACTATCAAATCGAAAAACTTAGTAATAGTCACTGTTTCAAACTATTACTTTATCAATTTAGTGCGTATTATCTTTTTAGATACGGTTATTCGTAGGAGGAATTTAATGAGTTTTTATAATGTAACCAAAGATACTCAATTTGAAGAAATTTTTAAAGGTGGCGTTGAAGCCGAGTTACATGGCACACGCATATATATGACTTTATATTTATTAGCTAAAGAACAAGGTCTCGATGATGTAGCGGCTACCTTCCACGAAATTGCCGTACAAGAAGCGGAACACGCTGGTTTCTATGCCCTTTGCAATGGTGAACAAAAACCTGACTTCTGGGCCGTGGCTAAACAGATTCAACAATTAGAAGAACAAGCTGGTGATCGTCTTGATGAAAGAGCAGATGCACTCCGCTCTGCCGGCCTTACAAACGCTGCTGACCATATGAATTTTATTGCCAAACAAGAAATCAACCATGGTAAATTGTTAAAATCCCTCTTTGAAAAATACGGAAAATAAACATCCATAAATACGCTAAAACGTACATAAAAGGTCCTCGTGAATCCTAGTATTTAACTACTAATTTTCACTGAGGACCTTTTCGTTTAATCCAATAGCTTATAAGCTACTATAGTAGTGCTACCTATCTAATTGGCAACAGCTATACATATTTCTCAGGATCAAGTTCTCCTGTCATGCGATTACGCAAGTCTCGACGAGCTACTTCCATAATCCACAACCACCACAAATGACCAAATAATTCAGAAAGATTTTCATCAAATGGAATCTGTGGTAATGGTGGTACTAAGCCCATCAAAGGCATTACAATAACATGAGCAAATAAATACGTAAAAAAGCCAAATACACATCCTTGCCACATTTTTATACGAGGCCAATATTCAGCAATCACACAATACATAATGCCAAAAACTACAGAAAATAACACATGCACGATAAACACATCAAGTGGCAACTGCACACCTGAAAAAGTATATGATAAATCAGGTGCATTAAACATATCTAATACAACCTTCGGTGGCGTTACTCGTTCCATCGCCCCTAATGGCCAAAATACATTAGGATCACGTGGTGGGAACGGTACTTCCCAACCCCATTTCGCAATAGCACCTATAATACCTACAATAATACCGATTACAATGGATAAGCCCAGGCGTCGTCTCCCTGCTTCTGTGATGTAATTAAAACCTGCTTTCATCACAAAGCCTCCTTTCTTGCCTCTTTTAAAACTTACTACCGTGGCAGTCAACAATTCACTGCCACTGAATTAAAGTAACCGCTTCAATCTACAACGTCTTTACTTAAATTCAGTTTTGTATTTTATCACTAACTTTGTCATTTGTCACCACTTTTATTCAAATTCAATATTTATATTTTCAACTAATTTTTTAATAGTATTTATGATAAAATAAACTCAAACTATTATCAATCCATATCATTTAGAGAGCCCCGTATCTTATTATGACGCTTTGGAGGACTTGTGTATGAAATGGTTACAACAAGAACGACTTGGTTTAACGCTCTGTACCCTTATCGCCATTCCTTGCTATATGCTAGGGCAAAAATTTCCCCTAATTGGTGGCCCTGTCATAGCTATTATAGTTGGTATGCTGCTTGCTCAATGTTCTTTTAACCGCCAACTATTCGAAAAAGGAATTACCTACGCTAGTAAACAAATTTTACAGTATGCCGTCATTCTTTTAGGATTTGGTTTAAACTTACGAATCGTATTTGAAACAGGTTTGCAATCACTTCCCATCATTATTTGTACCATTACCATTGCTTTATTAGTCGCCTACTTATGTTATCGTTATCTATCGATTAATAGTACGATGGCTATTTTAATCGGTGTTGGTTCTTCCATATGCGGTGGTTCAGCTATTGCTGCTACAGCCCCTATTATAAAAGCTAATGACAAAGATATTGCCCAAGCCATTGCAGTCATTTTCTTTTTTAATGTAATAGCAGCGCTTCTCTTTCCGCCTTTAGGTATATTCCTCGGTCTTTCCCCTATATCAGGCGAAGCTTTTGGTTTATTTGCGGGCACAGCTGTCAATGATACCTCTTCAGTTACTGCCACCGCTGCTACTTGGGATAGCATGTTCAATCTTGGCTCTGAAACGCTAGATAAAGCAGTAACCGTGAAACTAACTCGTACCTTAACTATTATCCCCATTACTTTACTACTCGCCTATGGGACAGCTAAAAAAATGAAAACCTCAAATACTACCGCACCAAATATAAAAAAAGCAGTTCCTGCATTTATCCTTTACTTTATCAGTGCCAGTTTACTCACTACGCTATCCTCTGCACTAGGTATCCCTATCGAAATCTTCAGCCCTTTTAAAAGCTTGTCTAAATTCTTCATTGTAATAGCCATGGTCGCTATCGGTCTAAATACAAATATTTTAAAATTAATTAGCAATGGCCCTAAACCTCTCTTAACAGGTTTTCTGTGCTGGTGTAGTATCACCATAACTGCACTATTTTTACAATACACCTTAGGCTTTTGGTAACTATAACCCTTTTTTGAAAATAAAAAAAGACTGTCAGCCCTAGTATCTAGGTTCTAACAGTCTTCATAGAACATCACTTCAGTCAAGCAATGTCCAATCAATGGTGCCGGAGGTGGGACTTGAACCCACACGGTGTTACCCGCTTGATTTTGAGTCAAGTGCGTCTGCCATTCCGCCACTCCGGCACGTTCGGAACAATAGTTATTATACGCAAACTTTACAATCATGTCAATACACTTTTTCAAAATTTTTCATTTCATGTACTATTCTTCCTTCGTCTATTTTCTTTTTATTACTGTTCTTGCTCATGTACAGCATCTAGTAAAAAAACTACCCCATAACAGAAAAAGAATAATAGCTATCACTCATATATCACCTAGGCTCTTTTCATTTGACACTACTACCTTAGTTGTTTATAATAAAAGATACGCAATACACAATTATACACACATGGGGACGTAATGGTTTCGACAGGGGTGCGTGTATCATAGATAGCGAGTCGGCGTTCCATGAGGCCGTAAAACGGTGGAACTTTTAAATTAAACGCAAAAGAAAACTTTGCATTAGCTGCATAAGCTACGTCTTACCTTACTCTGCCCGTGAGTAGGGATAAGGCGTCAAACTACGGGCTCGCCTACTTTATATGCTCAAGTAAATTAGGTTAAACCATTGAGCTGGGCTAGTGTAGTTTGTCGTTGTACAATAGCTAGCTAAGATTCTAAAACAGCGACTGCACTCGGAGAAGTCTGTGGGGCAACGCTTTTGGACAGGGGTTCGATTCCCCTCGTCTCCACCATAGCATCTAAAAGGCAGTAACGATGAGTTTCATAACTTATCGTTACTGCCTTTTTTAATCCATACTATTAAAATATCCACTAATACTCAATATTAAAATGTCCAGTAATACTTGTGCAATTAAACAATCAATAATCCCTGCTCTGCTCTTTCATACGCCGACGAATATCTCGTTGTGCATCCCGATCAGCAATATCTTGACGCTTGTCATAATTCTTTTTACCAGTCACTAAGCCAACGGTTACTTTAATCAGTCCATGAGCAAAATGAAAATTTAAAGGAACTAAAGAAAAACCTTTTTCTTTTACTTGACCTAACAAGCGGTTAATTTCACTCCGATGCATTAACAACTTCCGTGTGCGCATAGGCTCATGATTAAACTGATTTCCTTGTTCATAAGGGCTAATATGTGCTTGAAATAAGAATAACTCACCATTTTGAATCGCGCAATAACTATCTTTTAAATTTAACCGTCCTTGACGAATGGATTTCACTTCAGTACCAGTTAATACAATACCCGCTTCAAATGTCTCATGTATATGATAATCATGGCGCGCTTTGCGATTATCAGCAATTAAACTACTACTATCTTTTTTTGCCTTACTCACTACGTTCCTCCTACAACTTCCTTTTATAATACTTCTATCTTACAGCAAATGCTAGACATAATCACTCATATAAAATGATACAATTTAACCTGTCTATATTTCATCATTTCTTTTTGCCACTTTTTTTCTTGCCTTTACCACTTTTAGAGCCTTTTTTACTTTGTTTTTTACTTTTAGATTTTTTAGCAACTTTACTAAATGAATCTCGCCCTGTTTTCTTACGGCCTTTACGTCCACGGTCTTCATTTGAGTCGGCCCCTTTACGAGTCTTACGACTTTTACCTCGACTAGTGAACGAGGTATCCGAAGCCGATCTACGCATACGACTATGTAAAGACTTTTGAATTAATGTTGCTGCATCCACTTCACCTAATAAGAAATCAATTTGTTTTTTATCTTTATCCGCTTTAATTAATGTAACCTTAACAGCTTCCCCTAAATGATAAGTTCGTCCAGTTCGACGCCCCACCAATAAGAAGTGTTCTTCATCAAAGAAATAATAATCATCATCCATTGTAGCAATATGCACTAAACCATCAATACCATTTTCAAGTTCTACAAACATACCAAAGGATGTGATAGAGCTAATTCTACCATCAAAAACCTCACCTACATAAGGCTCCATATATTGGACTTTTTTCAAATCATTGGTATCACGTTCTGCCGCAACAGCAACTTGTTCTTGCATTGAGCAATGTTCAGCTGCCTCTGTTAAATATTCTTCAGAATCATCGTATTTACTGTATCCATCCGGCCAATGTAAACGTTTCTTTAAAAGTCTATGAACAATTAAATCTGGATACCGTCTAATTGGCGAGGTAAAATGCGTATAACAAGCCGAAGCCAGTCCAAAGTGACCTACATTAATAGCAGAATAACGAGCTTGTTTCATGGAGCGCAACGTCATAATTTGTGCAATCTGTTCTATATCAGTCCCTGCTATACTATCCAAAAATTGTTGAATATCTTTCGGTTCTACTGCGCCATCT
This window encodes:
- a CDS encoding YeiH family protein; translated protein: MKWLQQERLGLTLCTLIAIPCYMLGQKFPLIGGPVIAIIVGMLLAQCSFNRQLFEKGITYASKQILQYAVILLGFGLNLRIVFETGLQSLPIIICTITIALLVAYLCYRYLSINSTMAILIGVGSSICGGSAIAATAPIIKANDKDIAQAIAVIFFFNVIAALLFPPLGIFLGLSPISGEAFGLFAGTAVNDTSSVTATAATWDSMFNLGSETLDKAVTVKLTRTLTIIPITLLLAYGTAKKMKTSNTTAPNIKKAVPAFILYFISASLLTTLSSALGIPIEIFSPFKSLSKFFIVIAMVAIGLNTNILKLISNGPKPLLTGFLCWCSITITALFLQYTLGFW
- a CDS encoding efflux RND transporter periplasmic adaptor subunit; amino-acid sequence: MSKFRFSGALVAIMAMMLVVAGCGKEEARPNEVAVNTYKITATDTQIATSFNGTITAQNKTAIHARVSGHVVEKYVKGGQQVVKGQPLFRLDSRQYEANLASAQATAASTNASYLNSERDLQRYQQLANEDAIARQTLDTQASTAEQQRAALEANEAAVRIAQDNLQDTVIYAPFDGTLEMDDIDLGSYVTAGSTTLVTINTVDPVYVQFAMSESEYLDFMKNKQGQSLDNLPLQLRLSDGSIYQYTGTLVQAAKNLDSSSGQLIFKASFPNPEHMLLPNMYASVVSPGDIIKGAILVPTKALTQVLDKSFVYTVDESGTVTQVPVVTSGTQGIYTIVKSGLKPGETVVVDGLTKIRNGVKVNATALTKDQVEKTK
- a CDS encoding ferritin family protein, with the protein product MSFYNVTKDTQFEEIFKGGVEAELHGTRIYMTLYLLAKEQGLDDVAATFHEIAVQEAEHAGFYALCNGEQKPDFWAVAKQIQQLEEQAGDRLDERADALRSAGLTNAADHMNFIAKQEINHGKLLKSLFEKYGK
- a CDS encoding TetR/AcrR family transcriptional regulator, translated to MKQRILEAAVAEIELHGSSFRMDDLAKRLNISKRTLYENFHSKNEIIERILFEKSQDFYNLHKEILEDPTLDCVTKLKKYFSVRSDLYAAISGDHYRLMFASVPSLVDNVLRVFERDWDLLGNFLKEQQRIGIIKEGDIEVLLLMLKGVVRTVFYDGHRNPEDCITILSEAMNMILHGILNEEAKNE
- the smpB gene encoding SsrA-binding protein SmpB, with the protein product MSKAKKDSSSLIADNRKARHDYHIHETFEAGIVLTGTEVKSIRQGRLNLKDSYCAIQNGELFLFQAHISPYEQGNQFNHEPMRTRKLLMHRSEINRLLGQVKEKGFSLVPLNFHFAHGLIKVTVGLVTGKKNYDKRQDIADRDAQRDIRRRMKEQSRDY
- a CDS encoding YagU family protein, producing MKAGFNYITEAGRRRLGLSIVIGIIVGIIGAIAKWGWEVPFPPRDPNVFWPLGAMERVTPPKVVLDMFNAPDLSYTFSGVQLPLDVFIVHVLFSVVFGIMYCVIAEYWPRIKMWQGCVFGFFTYLFAHVIVMPLMGLVPPLPQIPFDENLSELFGHLWWLWIMEVARRDLRNRMTGELDPEKYV